In Treponema vincentii, a single window of DNA contains:
- a CDS encoding 4Fe-4S binding protein translates to MKAAIIVFSPSGHTLAAARMIQRSIEEKGGTADIINITKDDNLLFASKSERQKILEERLQEFDALFAGAPVYAGHAETHVLRILEALPEPDQKRSKIAVPFITYGGAHSFIALEEMGRALKKEKYVPVLGIKLASFHTLSRFFRTKILEHKPGDAEERLIEKVISTIFDLCLHTEHIQDNSSSFAYTKVPMRLMLNILSQEKIHAKFKTVSIIRENCHACKKCISVCPVNNFIFVDGKVSIKDQKNCILCGECFYHCKSNAIDFAYRTVAQKRLNDGNIILEKDLSAVYPKRYGYINNEGELCYE, encoded by the coding sequence ATGAAAGCTGCTATCATTGTATTTAGTCCTTCGGGACACACATTGGCTGCTGCACGCATGATTCAGAGGAGTATCGAAGAGAAAGGCGGCACAGCGGATATCATAAATATTACAAAAGATGATAACCTGTTGTTTGCCTCAAAATCCGAAAGGCAAAAAATCTTGGAAGAACGCTTACAAGAATTCGATGCTCTTTTTGCAGGCGCGCCGGTATACGCAGGACATGCGGAAACTCATGTATTGCGCATCCTTGAAGCGCTGCCTGAACCGGATCAAAAGCGTTCAAAAATTGCCGTTCCGTTTATCACGTACGGAGGTGCTCATTCATTTATTGCATTGGAAGAGATGGGGCGTGCATTAAAAAAGGAAAAATATGTGCCGGTTTTGGGAATAAAACTTGCCTCCTTTCATACACTGAGCAGATTTTTTCGTACCAAAATACTGGAGCACAAGCCCGGCGATGCGGAAGAACGCTTAATAGAGAAGGTCATAAGTACTATTTTTGATTTATGTTTGCATACGGAACATATACAAGACAATAGCAGTTCTTTTGCGTATACCAAAGTCCCTATGCGTCTTATGCTGAACATACTTTCGCAAGAAAAAATACATGCAAAGTTTAAAACCGTATCGATTATACGAGAAAACTGCCATGCATGTAAAAAATGTATTTCAGTGTGTCCTGTTAACAATTTTATTTTTGTAGATGGTAAGGTATCGATAAAAGATCAAAAAAATTGTATCTTATGCGGAGAATGTTTTTATCATTGTAAAAGCAACGCAATCGATTTTGCATATCGAACGGTTGCGCAAAAAAGATTAAATGATGGAAATATTATTTTGGAAAAAGACCTCTCGGCCGTATACCCCAAACGATACGGCTACATAAATAATGAAGGAGAATTATGCTATGAGTAA
- a CDS encoding flavodoxin domain-containing protein encodes MSNVCIVYSSTHHGNTEKVLYKIKEKYPETVLIKAVDFNPDDFKRYDTVGFASGIFYFKFAKPVDTLFEQALAGGVQKLFFYLHRWSG; translated from the coding sequence ATGAGTAATGTATGCATTGTATACAGTTCAACACATCACGGGAACACTGAAAAAGTGCTGTATAAAATAAAAGAGAAGTACCCTGAAACAGTTCTGATCAAAGCTGTCGATTTTAATCCCGATGATTTTAAGCGATATGATACGGTCGGTTTTGCCTCCGGAATTTTTTACTTTAAATTTGCGAAACCGGTCGATACACTATTTGAACAAGCGCTTGCAGGCGGTGTACAAAAGCTGTTTTTTTATTTACACCGCTGGAGCGGTTAA
- a CDS encoding HNH endonuclease signature motif containing protein, with protein sequence MKKIELSEKQKEAAQQILSQYKTYKKFSGNKDKAYKFTSIIGVKVCPYCNIEYIYTVYDKNGHPILRPDIDHFIPNNKTTGNQILQLELDNLIPSCKTCNERLKRDNAFSRKTHIHPYFDDFDSIMEFRIELNSTDYLYEQGFDIKLIACASAAAADVVRAKNNISVFKLNERYQFHRYEVVNLFKRMKYYNSAKQNELLSFFGKRIENYSNMTLLFPEKYCSINDTSLGKLKKDVIMNYL encoded by the coding sequence ATGAAAAAAATAGAATTATCTGAAAAACAGAAAGAAGCAGCACAACAAATCCTATCTCAATATAAGACATATAAAAAGTTTTCTGGCAATAAGGATAAGGCATATAAATTTACCAGTATCATTGGGGTAAAAGTCTGCCCCTATTGTAATATTGAATACATCTATACAGTTTATGATAAGAATGGCCATCCTATTTTGAGACCTGACATTGACCATTTTATTCCAAACAACAAAACAACGGGGAATCAAATCTTGCAGCTTGAACTCGACAATCTTATACCTTCTTGCAAGACATGTAATGAGCGGTTAAAAAGAGATAACGCATTTTCAAGAAAAACGCATATACACCCATATTTCGATGATTTTGATAGTATTATGGAGTTTAGAATAGAGCTTAATAGCACGGACTATCTTTATGAACAAGGTTTTGATATTAAATTAATTGCCTGTGCTTCCGCCGCAGCAGCTGATGTTGTACGAGCTAAGAATAATATTTCTGTTTTTAAATTGAATGAGCGTTATCAATTCCATAGATATGAAGTAGTAAATCTTTTCAAGAGAATGAAGTATTATAATTCTGCGAAGCAAAATGAGCTTTTAAGCTTTTTTGGCAAACGTATAGAGAACTATTCAAATATGACACTGCTTTTTCCTGAGAAATATTGTTCCATTAATGACACATCATTAGGGAAATTGAAAAAAGATGTAATAATGAATTATTTATAA
- the dxs gene encoding 1-deoxy-D-xylulose-5-phosphate synthase, which translates to MDKNVLLSIREPKDLQSLSREELRILAHEMRSVILETVGANGGHLASNLGVIELTIALHRVFSSPKDAIIWDVGHQSYPHKLLTGRYDNFSTLRLKDGLAGFPKREESPHDTFNTGHASTSISAAEGILIGRKLQHQNGKVIAVIGDGALSGGMAFEALLNVTPYTKNLVVILNDNKMSISPNIRTVSEYLSRLTVRKGYQQFKYIFDTAVGKIPFLGRRINFLIHRLKRGAKGIFYRNNLFADLGFEYVGQLNGHNEKELEKVFRNVKNIDAPVLIHVETKKGKGYPLAEDNPSAFHGIGPFNIADGKIEKASTNSFTEAFSHIITDEAAKRDDIAAITAAMAQGTGLQRFQQQYPDRFFDVGIAEQHAVTFAAGLAAAGLRPIAAIYSTFLQRAIDQIIHDVALQKLPVIFAIDRAGAVPYDGETHQGLYDICFLRSIPNMTVLAPASAAEMRAMFEWALQLDAPVAIRYPKNTCAAECPAFSLPMETGRGVFTVTAEHSDVLLVCTGGIYPETVQASELLGKKGISADIYNLRFLKPIDEAFFLEKAKKYPAVLFIEDGAYIGGVGHYLEALVQKQLSDIKTAVRAFPDTVFMQGSRQDVLECAGLTGEQLAETTQDLCR; encoded by the coding sequence ATGGATAAAAACGTACTCTTATCAATACGAGAACCGAAAGACCTACAATCTCTTTCAAGAGAGGAACTTCGTATATTAGCGCATGAGATGCGCAGCGTTATTTTGGAGACTGTAGGCGCAAACGGTGGACATCTTGCCAGCAATCTCGGTGTTATTGAATTGACTATTGCGCTGCATCGAGTATTTTCGAGTCCGAAAGACGCAATCATCTGGGATGTGGGGCATCAATCCTATCCTCATAAGCTCCTAACCGGAAGGTATGATAATTTTTCGACACTCCGCTTAAAGGACGGCCTCGCAGGATTCCCCAAACGGGAAGAAAGCCCCCATGATACATTCAATACAGGGCATGCCTCTACCTCAATTTCGGCCGCCGAGGGGATTCTTATCGGGCGAAAGCTGCAGCACCAAAACGGAAAGGTTATCGCTGTTATCGGTGATGGGGCTTTAAGCGGAGGCATGGCCTTTGAAGCGCTCCTAAATGTTACCCCATATACAAAGAATTTGGTTGTTATCCTCAACGATAATAAGATGTCTATCTCTCCGAACATACGGACAGTTTCCGAATACCTCAGCCGTTTAACCGTGCGGAAAGGATACCAGCAGTTTAAATACATCTTTGATACCGCTGTCGGCAAAATTCCGTTTTTAGGCAGGCGTATTAACTTTTTGATTCACCGGTTAAAGCGGGGCGCCAAGGGGATTTTTTACAGGAACAATCTTTTTGCCGATCTCGGATTTGAATATGTCGGGCAGCTGAACGGGCATAACGAAAAAGAACTTGAAAAAGTATTCCGTAATGTCAAAAATATTGATGCACCGGTGCTTATTCATGTTGAAACAAAGAAAGGGAAAGGTTACCCGCTCGCGGAAGATAATCCCTCCGCTTTCCACGGTATCGGACCGTTTAATATTGCCGATGGGAAAATTGAAAAGGCGAGTACCAACTCTTTTACCGAAGCATTTTCTCATATTATCACTGACGAGGCGGCAAAACGGGACGATATCGCCGCAATTACCGCTGCAATGGCGCAGGGGACAGGACTTCAGCGCTTCCAGCAGCAATATCCCGATCGTTTTTTTGATGTCGGCATTGCCGAACAGCATGCGGTAACTTTTGCCGCCGGACTTGCCGCAGCCGGTTTACGGCCTATCGCAGCCATTTACAGTACGTTTTTGCAGCGGGCAATCGACCAAATCATCCATGACGTTGCACTGCAAAAACTGCCGGTTATCTTTGCGATAGACCGTGCGGGAGCGGTTCCCTATGACGGCGAAACCCATCAAGGTCTCTATGACATCTGCTTTTTACGCAGTATTCCCAATATGACGGTGCTCGCTCCCGCCTCGGCAGCGGAAATGCGGGCGATGTTTGAATGGGCATTGCAGTTGGATGCTCCGGTTGCAATACGGTACCCTAAGAATACATGCGCAGCGGAATGCCCCGCATTTTCGCTGCCGATGGAAACCGGCCGCGGTGTGTTCACCGTAACGGCGGAACACAGCGATGTGCTGCTGGTGTGCACCGGCGGTATATACCCGGAAACCGTTCAAGCATCAGAGCTGCTTGGAAAAAAAGGGATATCCGCTGATATATACAATCTCCGCTTCTTAAAACCCATCGACGAAGCTTTTTTCTTGGAAAAAGCAAAAAAATACCCTGCGGTACTCTTTATCGAAGACGGCGCATATATCGGCGGCGTCGGGCATTATCTGGAAGCTCTGGTTCAAAAACAACTTTCAGACATAAAAACCGCAGTACGCGCTTTTCCCGACACCGTCTTTATGCAGGGCTCGCGGCAGGATGTTCTTGAATGCGCCGGCTTAACCGGCGAACAACTTGCCGAGACGACACAGGATCTCTGCCGTTAA
- a CDS encoding MarR family transcriptional regulator, with protein MNDVENLIKRTVKIQYKINANDKRPRTFGTQHTLYQSEIHFIEAIGLDGGHSASELSEKLGITNGAVTQVADKLLKKKLIEKYKKADNKKTVYFKLTKEGIVAYNNHEKFHAGFNEKLAAYLNSLSKKEFDAIARLAELVDNNIPDLSSNEGVWEGLL; from the coding sequence ATGAATGATGTAGAAAATCTCATAAAACGGACGGTAAAAATTCAGTACAAAATAAACGCTAATGATAAAAGACCAAGGACTTTCGGTACACAGCATACTTTGTACCAAAGTGAAATTCATTTTATAGAAGCGATAGGTTTGGATGGCGGACACAGCGCTTCCGAGCTTTCGGAAAAACTCGGTATTACAAATGGCGCTGTAACACAAGTTGCCGATAAGCTGCTCAAGAAAAAATTGATAGAAAAATATAAAAAAGCGGATAACAAAAAAACCGTTTATTTTAAGCTGACGAAAGAAGGAATCGTTGCGTATAACAATCACGAGAAATTTCATGCCGGTTTTAACGAGAAACTTGCAGCGTATTTAAATTCACTCTCAAAAAAAGAATTTGACGCAATTGCTCGTTTAGCGGAATTGGTAGATAACAATATTCCCGATTTAAGCTCAAATGAAGGCGTATGGGAGGGTTTACTATGA
- a CDS encoding V-type ATP synthase subunit E, which translates to MEVQLQDLVEKIKQDGIASAEQQAAGIIAEAEKKAKAIVADAEKEAETLLKKTEVESQRFTNASEAAVKQACRNALIAFREGVTASLDALIKAETAAAYNSDVLKTLIPEAVKGWIKTNEADISIILSPEDAKKLESALLAAFKKEVEKGIEVKSDAQLAGGFRIGVKDGSAYYDFSAEAVADLFSAYISSRAARLLKDAVKEL; encoded by the coding sequence ATGGAAGTTCAGTTACAGGATCTTGTTGAAAAGATCAAGCAGGACGGTATTGCTTCTGCTGAACAGCAAGCTGCGGGTATCATTGCCGAAGCGGAGAAAAAGGCAAAGGCTATCGTTGCGGATGCGGAAAAAGAGGCTGAAACCTTGTTGAAGAAGACTGAAGTCGAATCCCAACGGTTTACAAACGCTTCGGAGGCTGCCGTTAAACAGGCTTGCCGCAATGCGCTCATCGCCTTTAGAGAAGGAGTTACCGCTTCTCTCGATGCCCTCATCAAAGCGGAAACCGCAGCGGCATATAACAGCGATGTACTCAAAACGCTGATTCCCGAAGCGGTAAAGGGTTGGATTAAAACAAACGAAGCCGATATTTCCATTATTCTGTCCCCTGAAGATGCTAAAAAGCTGGAAAGTGCTTTGCTCGCTGCGTTTAAGAAAGAGGTTGAAAAAGGCATCGAGGTTAAATCCGATGCACAGCTTGCAGGCGGCTTTAGAATTGGGGTAAAGGACGGTTCGGCATACTATGATTTTTCTGCAGAAGCGGTTGCCGATTTGTTTTCCGCCTATATCAGCTCACGCGCTGCACGCCTGTTGAAGGATGCGGTAAAGGAGTTATAA
- a CDS encoding immunoglobulin-like domain-containing protein, with amino-acid sequence MNHDAKKNVCPFMRMCSICIALIAAVMFFGCKQNMGNESKTPSQPKYTLTFSVDGGNGFLEAKVDGTKINSRDQVEKEKTVVFTAKPFSDYSVDTWSIDGSAFEEGSGTAGNRTAKVKITAGTTVKVKFKPTLTDQEKADKAKEALQLSFQNGDTADSISSHWLNLPVSGLHNTKISWQSNRENIIKIKKENEWNCYGSITRPEENTQVTLTASITRGSASATKSFPVTVRGINEDAVISAAEQAVRAIPSFVTKDTSPIQLSPKETVSVSNGSSNSSVEVNIKWKAEPAGVISDSDGTVTPHETEIKKVRLTATAKKGTAKISKDIEVTVYPKNNEPNLQTVVESIVNGIPAEIDADIQLPQSPTGYQLTWSSSNDSILKIAGNSGHIETWDLVNRTVKLTATLKKNAAGEAATKPKTLTIKARKKFTRKANIYGNGGTYEFDDNKLTLRHGDDEPAAVYRVSIDAVAKTITATLERITYSGRGHYTTNTLLKPEEMAKSQLASTKQLFDMYFSLFEFQQKPLVTLQDIRITIQQFPDQPNFKTDKELFEKWFQYSLSMMSYEEFLKKTKEEQSELLKTVLKSWHDSIYKTFGFDKTVPLTEARAKQKLFLKKAADARLERAKKAYVYQYHIEGEVLHTNAQYIPNTLWYRQPGKYSFHAEDGEIKDVSLLVNTEFDGTTYSHINIKKANEQTMQFFAGNYDGSPSFTAQDDDRGVPNKEIKVDITGEDKDAHTLSVQISGAVSFTGVLTFSGRAIPESWDEF; translated from the coding sequence ATGAATCATGATGCAAAGAAAAATGTATGTCCTTTTATGAGGATGTGCTCAATCTGCATTGCGCTCATTGCAGCGGTAATGTTTTTCGGCTGTAAGCAGAATATGGGCAACGAAAGCAAAACGCCGTCACAGCCCAAGTACACGCTCACCTTTAGCGTAGACGGCGGGAACGGATTCCTTGAAGCGAAAGTTGACGGCACTAAAATCAATTCAAGGGATCAAGTTGAAAAGGAGAAAACCGTTGTCTTTACCGCAAAACCATTTTCCGATTATAGTGTTGATACGTGGAGCATCGACGGCAGCGCCTTTGAAGAAGGTTCCGGCACCGCAGGAAACCGAACGGCAAAAGTAAAAATTACAGCGGGCACAACAGTAAAAGTAAAATTTAAACCTACCTTAACGGATCAAGAAAAAGCTGATAAAGCAAAAGAGGCTTTACAGCTCAGTTTTCAAAACGGAGATACTGCAGACAGCATAAGCTCTCATTGGCTGAATCTTCCTGTGAGTGGATTACATAACACTAAGATTAGTTGGCAGTCAAACCGTGAAAATATAATCAAGATAAAGAAAGAAAATGAATGGAACTGTTACGGTAGTATTACTCGTCCCGAAGAGAATACGCAGGTAACACTGACGGCAAGTATTACAAGAGGCTCCGCTTCCGCAACAAAGTCCTTTCCAGTTACGGTACGCGGAATAAATGAGGATGCGGTAATCAGTGCGGCAGAACAGGCGGTAAGAGCGATTCCTTCATTTGTGACGAAAGATACGTCCCCTATTCAGTTAAGCCCCAAAGAAACGGTTTCCGTTTCGAACGGCAGCAGTAATTCTTCTGTTGAGGTCAATATAAAATGGAAGGCAGAACCGGCAGGGGTTATCTCAGATTCGGACGGTACGGTTACACCGCATGAAACGGAAATAAAGAAAGTAAGATTGACTGCAACCGCAAAAAAAGGAACCGCTAAAATATCAAAAGACATTGAGGTAACCGTATATCCTAAAAACAACGAACCTAATCTTCAAACTGTTGTAGAGAGTATTGTCAACGGAATACCGGCCGAAATTGATGCCGATATTCAGCTCCCGCAGTCTCCTACTGGGTATCAACTCACATGGTCATCTTCTAATGACAGCATACTAAAGATTGCCGGAAATAGCGGACATATTGAGACATGGGATTTGGTTAACCGAACGGTGAAATTGACTGCAACACTGAAAAAAAATGCTGCCGGTGAAGCGGCAACAAAACCGAAAACGCTTACAATAAAAGCTCGAAAGAAGTTTACAAGAAAAGCCAATATCTATGGAAACGGTGGAACTTATGAATTTGACGACAATAAGCTGACGCTGCGCCATGGAGACGATGAACCTGCTGCCGTATACCGTGTGAGCATTGATGCCGTTGCCAAAACAATAACAGCAACGCTTGAACGGATTACTTATAGTGGAAGAGGGCATTATACCACCAATACCTTGCTGAAACCAGAAGAAATGGCAAAAAGCCAGCTTGCAAGCACTAAACAACTATTTGATATGTATTTTTCTCTCTTTGAATTTCAACAAAAGCCGTTGGTTACACTGCAAGACATCAGAATCACTATACAACAGTTTCCAGATCAGCCTAACTTTAAGACCGATAAAGAGCTTTTCGAAAAATGGTTTCAATATTCGCTTTCAATGATGTCTTATGAAGAGTTTTTGAAAAAAACTAAGGAAGAACAGAGTGAACTGCTTAAGACAGTATTAAAATCATGGCATGACAGTATCTACAAGACTTTTGGTTTTGACAAAACGGTTCCGCTTACAGAAGCGAGAGCAAAACAGAAATTATTCCTAAAAAAGGCTGCAGATGCCCGCCTTGAAAGAGCCAAAAAAGCGTATGTATATCAGTACCACATTGAAGGAGAGGTCTTGCATACTAACGCACAGTATATCCCCAATACGCTGTGGTACCGGCAGCCGGGAAAATACAGCTTTCATGCGGAAGATGGCGAAATAAAGGATGTATCCCTATTGGTTAATACTGAATTCGATGGAACGACTTATAGTCACATAAACATCAAAAAAGCAAACGAACAGACGATGCAGTTTTTTGCAGGGAATTATGATGGCAGCCCATCCTTTACAGCACAGGACGACGATAGAGGCGTACCGAATAAAGAGATAAAGGTAGATATTACCGGAGAAGATAAAGACGCTCATACACTATCCGTGCAGATAAGCGGGGCAGTTTCCTTTACGGGCGTCCTCACCTTTTCCGGAAGAGCTATTCCAGAATCATGGGATGAATTTTAA
- a CDS encoding AAA family ATPase, translating to MSIFTKKQVDFDFYSAELIFFYIHEYTIFKEQGYCFYPPYKLVDWQYKEDDSSFVRLETKDDFVDLFTHEQVNLKVLCGKNGCGKSTLLEIMAGTNASNVEIKKFYLLKDKNGNFASSIKCNIFLDSESILLDSDSYYEFSPSTCCVSHKNMRIPDFDFRKNIVKFYTETPILYDGVVDGKLFTHFSVEIWNFDNEIELMATGNRKSMFQNENIFELKLWLKTDLLSYFLLHTFQDNTYDEAAYIFEQQMNEDNIDLQSFLENFVYTTYAPEIVDEIQKIQNLFLHKEMKISQIAEVEKTIHDCESMIFEFLEAFDKEMRKSRFVETGLSSLLYFNGYSNESLPVRFLYNLSDGEWRSLKYRYEILHSMIQTDGFWWYIDEPEAYLHPEWCRTFINDYINAYKEVKNYLISMNDGTFNPDKRFTLVFATHSPFLLSDLTNDYIIYLEKENGRITELKADKESFAGNIGEMYNTNFFMHNTIGEFARTRLMDIIERINKQEKVTDETLNEWHLLTSKIGDDLLRNLMKDRIQVYEKNRII from the coding sequence ATGAGTATTTTCACCAAGAAGCAAGTAGATTTTGATTTCTATTCTGCCGAACTGATATTCTTTTATATTCATGAATACACAATTTTCAAGGAACAGGGGTATTGTTTTTATCCCCCATATAAGCTTGTTGATTGGCAATATAAGGAAGATGATAGTTCCTTCGTGCGTTTAGAAACAAAAGATGATTTTGTTGATTTATTCACACATGAGCAGGTCAATTTAAAAGTTTTATGCGGTAAAAATGGCTGTGGAAAATCAACCTTGCTTGAAATAATGGCTGGAACCAATGCGAGCAACGTCGAAATAAAAAAGTTTTATCTATTAAAAGACAAAAATGGAAATTTTGCCTCTTCAATAAAATGCAATATTTTTCTCGATAGTGAAAGTATTTTATTGGATTCTGATAGCTATTATGAATTTAGTCCTTCAACTTGCTGTGTAAGTCACAAGAATATGCGAATACCTGATTTCGATTTTAGAAAAAATATTGTAAAGTTCTATACAGAAACTCCTATTTTATATGACGGAGTTGTAGATGGCAAACTCTTTACACATTTTTCTGTTGAAATTTGGAATTTCGATAATGAAATTGAATTAATGGCTACAGGTAATCGAAAATCGATGTTTCAGAATGAGAATATATTTGAACTGAAATTATGGCTAAAAACAGATTTATTGTCATATTTTCTGCTTCATACTTTTCAAGATAACACTTATGATGAAGCAGCTTATATATTTGAACAACAGATGAACGAGGATAATATTGATTTGCAATCTTTTTTAGAAAATTTTGTCTATACAACTTATGCTCCAGAAATTGTAGATGAAATACAAAAAATACAAAATTTATTTCTTCATAAAGAAATGAAAATTTCTCAAATAGCAGAAGTAGAAAAAACAATTCACGATTGTGAATCAATGATATTCGAATTCTTAGAAGCATTTGATAAGGAAATGCGGAAAAGTCGATTTGTAGAAACTGGTCTTAGTTCTCTTTTGTATTTTAATGGTTATTCAAATGAATCTCTACCAGTTAGGTTTTTGTATAATTTAAGCGATGGTGAATGGCGTTCTTTGAAGTACAGATATGAAATTCTTCACTCAATGATCCAAACTGACGGCTTTTGGTGGTATATAGATGAGCCTGAAGCCTATTTGCATCCTGAGTGGTGCAGAACTTTTATAAATGATTATATAAATGCATATAAAGAAGTAAAGAATTATTTGATTTCTATGAATGACGGAACTTTCAATCCAGATAAACGATTTACCCTTGTATTTGCTACTCATTCACCGTTTTTGCTTTCTGATTTGACAAATGATTACATTATTTATCTTGAGAAAGAAAATGGTAGAATAACAGAATTAAAAGCAGACAAGGAAAGTTTTGCTGGAAATATTGGTGAAATGTATAACACCAATTTTTTTATGCATAATACAATTGGGGAATTTGCAAGAACAAGATTGATGGATATTATTGAAAGGATTAATAAGCAAGAAAAAGTTACGGATGAAACCTTAAATGAGTGGCATTTGTTGACTTCAAAAATTGGTGATGACTTATTACGTAATTTAATGAAAGATAGAATTCAGGTGTATGAAAAAAATAGAATTATCTGA
- a CDS encoding aldose epimerase family protein, which yields MEVKKERFGMLSSGDAVSIFTVSNGTMSFSAIDYGCCITAILLPAAKGGYDDIVLGYSTLEGYIRNKPYFGSIVGRCAGRISNARFSIEEKCYTLTRNDGGRHCLHGGYPLYGKQLWQAEPISGSDEAGIRFSRISPNGEQGFPGEVQLTVSYTLNKNNTITLRYEAHTTKTTPISLTNHTYFNLNPAGMQDDGSYVSVLNHQVQLLASRYAEVDALLIPTGTLVPVAGTPFDFRTPKLLSQDFAQLKNGYDDTWLLDADGADDVPLAAVVTEPTTGRTLRIYSTQPAITMYTGNFLNGEQGKNGDVYNKHSGVCFETQHIPDSPNHPAFPSVWVQPGEAYRHETQWRFTV from the coding sequence ATGGAAGTAAAGAAAGAGCGGTTCGGGATGCTGTCATCGGGAGATGCGGTATCGATTTTTACGGTTTCTAATGGCACAATGTCGTTTTCGGCAATCGATTACGGCTGCTGTATTACCGCGATTTTATTACCCGCAGCAAAGGGCGGATATGACGATATCGTGCTCGGCTATTCAACGCTCGAAGGGTATATCCGTAATAAGCCTTATTTCGGTTCTATTGTCGGGCGATGTGCAGGTCGTATTTCAAATGCCCGCTTTTCTATAGAAGAAAAATGCTATACACTGACCCGCAATGACGGCGGAAGACATTGTTTGCATGGCGGTTATCCTCTGTATGGCAAGCAGTTGTGGCAAGCGGAACCTATTTCCGGCAGTGATGAGGCGGGTATCCGTTTTTCCAGAATAAGTCCTAACGGAGAGCAAGGCTTTCCCGGCGAAGTTCAGCTTACCGTTTCGTATACCCTCAACAAAAACAATACTATCACGCTTCGGTACGAGGCACATACAACAAAAACAACCCCAATCAGTCTAACAAATCATACGTATTTTAATCTGAACCCTGCGGGGATGCAGGATGATGGAAGTTATGTTTCGGTGTTGAATCATCAAGTTCAGCTTTTGGCAAGTCGCTATGCAGAGGTCGACGCTTTGCTTATACCGACCGGCACGCTGGTGCCCGTAGCAGGGACGCCGTTCGATTTCCGTACGCCGAAGTTGTTATCACAGGATTTTGCTCAATTGAAAAACGGCTATGACGATACATGGCTGCTTGATGCGGATGGTGCGGACGATGTTCCGCTTGCTGCGGTTGTAACGGAGCCGACGACAGGCAGAACGCTGCGTATTTATTCAACACAGCCGGCAATTACGATGTATACCGGAAACTTTTTAAACGGAGAGCAGGGTAAAAACGGCGATGTGTATAACAAGCATTCCGGCGTGTGCTTTGAAACTCAGCATATACCGGATTCGCCCAATCATCCAGCGTTCCCTTCCGTATGGGTTCAGCCCGGCGAAGCGTATCGGCACGAAACGCAGTGGCGCTTTACGGTTTAG